Genomic window (Rossellomorea aquimaris):
CCCATGCTGATACAGCGTTGCAGTTCGGCATCATTCTGTGGTAAAAGCTTACCTTGAATTTCTCCACCTAAGCATTTCAGCGCAACGGCAGCAAGTACTCCCTCTGGAGCGCCACCGGATCCGAATAAAATATCGACGCCCGTATGATCGAATGCCGTGTTCATAGCTCCTGCTACGTCACCATCATTGATCAGTTTGATACGGGCCCCAGCTTCTCTCAGCTGCTGGATGATATGTTCATGACGAGGACGATTTAAGACGGTTGCAACTACGTCTTCGATATCCTTGTTCTTTGCTTTCGCAACGGCTTTCAGATTATCGATAACAGAAGCGTTGATATCAATTTCCCCGACCGCTTCTGGTCCTACTGCAATTTTATCCATATACATATCCGGTGCGTTCAGTAGGTTTCCATGGTCCGCCACCGCTAACACTGCCAGTGCATTCCAGCCTCCGGAAGCAACGATATTCGTTCCTTCCAACGGATCGACGGCCACATCTACACGTGGACCATAGCCTGTCCCTAGTTTTTCACCGATATAAAGCATTGGAGCTTCATCCATTTCACCTTCACCGATGACAACTGTTCCCTTCATCGGTACTGTATCGAATACATCGCGCATGGCAGAGGTTGCAGCATCATCTGCTTCATCCTTCTTACCGCGACCCATCCATCGAGCCGATGCAAGGGCAGCCCCTTCTGTTACTCGAACAAGCTCCATTGATAAACTTCTTTCCATGTATATAGCCTCCCGTAATCCCTTTTGTTTTACAATATTCTTTAATTGTATAACATATTGACAGATTTATTGTAACACATTGAAACGATTAGAGAGACTTTTTTTCGAAAAAAGTAGGACACAATGGTTCATTCAGGTAGAAAAGAACTGGTCATATTGGAATATTTAAGGAATTCAACCAAAAGCGAGTAGTTGTTGATTTCCACTCCAGGGTGCTCGCTTTCCGCGGGGCGGGCAGTGAGCCTCCTCGGCTTCGCCTGCGGGGTCTCACCTTTCCAGCTCCGGCGGCTAGCCCCTCGAGGTCATAAGCTAAATGGTCCAAGAAGGCAAAGAACGCCTTCCCGGCCCATTCATCTTATGCTTGTCGGGGCTGTTCGAGCCACCTCCGCTTTTCGACGGTCCCGCTATACTCTCAGGAGTTGAGCACCTTCCGCTCCAATCAACTTATTTAATACTTACCTTTTACCTCAAAACATAAGAGTAAAAGCAACAATTTCTCGAAAGCTATAAAGTTTTACTGAAACTACGACTTCATCTGCTCCAGCTCTTCAGCTGACATCTTTTCACGCCAGATTGTTGCTCCTAGGCCTTCAAGCTTGGCAACCAGGTCGCTGTATCCGCGGTCGATATGCTCGAGACCGGTCACTTCTGTGATTCCTTCTGCCATTAAGCCTGCGATGACAAGAGCAGCTCCTGCGCGCAGGTCACTTGCTTTCACTTTGGCGCCTTGTAATTGTACAGGTCCATTGACGATGGCCGAGCGACCTTCCACTTTAATCGTCGCATTCATTCTTCTCAGTTCATCGATATGCTTGAAGCGGGCTGAATAGATGGTGTCCGTTACGACAGCAGAACCTTCTGCCCTGTTCAATAACGTGGTAAACGGCTGTTGCAGATCTGTTGGGAAACCTGGATACACCAATGTTTTCACATCAACGGATTTGAGCTTGTCCGCTCTTCCGATAAAGATCTGGTCATCGTTTGTTTCAACAGGAACGCCCATTTCGCGGAGCTTGGCAATGACCGATTCCATATGTA
Coding sequences:
- the glpX gene encoding class II fructose-bisphosphatase, with the protein product MERSLSMELVRVTEGAALASARWMGRGKKDEADDAATSAMRDVFDTVPMKGTVVIGEGEMDEAPMLYIGEKLGTGYGPRVDVAVDPLEGTNIVASGGWNALAVLAVADHGNLLNAPDMYMDKIAVGPEAVGEIDINASVIDNLKAVAKAKNKDIEDVVATVLNRPRHEHIIQQLREAGARIKLINDGDVAGAMNTAFDHTGVDILFGSGGAPEGVLAAVALKCLGGEIQGKLLPQNDAELQRCISMGLDVDKILRMEDLVCGDDAIFAATGVTDGELLRGVQLKGTYGLTHSVVMRAKSGTVRFIDGRHSLQKKPNLVMR